Proteins from a single region of Thunnus albacares chromosome 14, fThuAlb1.1, whole genome shotgun sequence:
- the grem2a gene encoding gremlin-2, translating into MLWKITIPVILAGVLCITAETKKPRPQGSIPSPYKTKGNLSSERHHRLLQQKPEVLSSSREALVVTERRYLRRDWCKTQPLRQTISEEGCRSRTVVNRFCYGQCNSFYIPRHMGPSSGQGQSRGQASGSGRKSHNKAQEPFQSCSFCRPHRITQLTVQLDCPDLQPPFRHRKVQRVKQCRCMSVDVSGHGKL; encoded by the coding sequence ATGCTGTGGAAAATAACTATCCCAGTCATACTGGCTGGGGTGCTCTGCATCACTGCAGAGACCAAAAAGCCCAGACCCCAGGGATCCATCCCATCCCCATACAAGACCAAAGGGAACCTGTCCTCAGAACGTCACCACCGGCTATTGCAGCAGAAACCAGAGGTGTTATCCTCCAGCCGGGAGGCCTTGGTGGTAACAGAACGCCGCTACCTCCGCAGAGACTGGTGTAAGACCCAGCCCCTCCGTCAGACAATCAGCGAGGAGGGCTGCCGCAGCCGCACTGTGGTCAACCGCTTTTGCTATGGCCAGTGCAACTCCTTCTACATCCCCCGCCATATGGGTCCAAGCTCGGGTCAGGGCCAGAGCCGAGGCCAAGCTTCAGGCTCTGGAAGAAAAAGCCACAACAAGGCCCAGGAACCATTTCAGTCCTGCTCCTTCTGCAGGCCGCACCGTATCACACAGCTCACAGTGCAGCTGGACTGCCCAGACCTGCAGCCCCCTTTCAGACACCGTAAGGTCCAGAGGGTCAAACAGTGTCGCTGCATGTCTGTGGATGTGAGTGGCCATGGGAAACTGTGA